In Flavobacterium okayamense, a single window of DNA contains:
- the galE gene encoding UDP-glucose 4-epimerase GalE: MKILVTGGLGFIGSHTVVELQNEGFEVVVIDNLFNSSIDVLDGIERITKKRPVFENIDLRDKKSVQDFFAKHKDINGVIHFAASKAVGESVENPLLYYENNINALVYLLQELQAIEKANFIFSSSCTVYGQAEKMPITENAPVQEAMSPYGNTKQIGEEIISDVAKVSNINAILLRYFNPIGAHPSAEIGELPLGVPQNLVPFITQTAVGLRKELSVFGDDYPTSDGTAVRDYIHVVDLANAHVVALQRLIKNKNIQKVETFNIGTGKGSSVLEVITAFEKVSNKKLPYKIVGRRAGDVIEAYANTDKANKILGWQAQSSLEDALSSAWKWEQKIRN, translated from the coding sequence ATGAAAATACTAGTAACAGGCGGTTTAGGGTTTATTGGTTCACATACTGTAGTTGAACTTCAAAATGAAGGATTTGAAGTTGTTGTTATCGACAATTTATTTAATTCCTCTATTGATGTTTTAGATGGAATTGAACGTATTACAAAAAAGCGTCCAGTTTTCGAAAATATTGATTTACGTGATAAAAAATCAGTTCAAGATTTTTTTGCAAAACATAAGGATATAAATGGAGTAATTCATTTTGCAGCTAGTAAAGCGGTAGGCGAAAGTGTTGAAAATCCGTTGTTATATTATGAAAACAACATCAATGCTTTAGTCTATTTATTACAAGAACTACAAGCAATAGAAAAAGCTAATTTTATTTTTAGTTCGTCTTGTACAGTATATGGACAAGCAGAAAAAATGCCAATTACGGAAAATGCTCCTGTACAAGAGGCTATGTCGCCTTATGGAAATACTAAGCAAATTGGAGAAGAAATTATTTCGGATGTTGCAAAGGTATCTAATATCAATGCTATTTTGTTACGTTATTTCAATCCAATTGGAGCACATCCTTCCGCTGAAATAGGAGAATTACCTTTAGGAGTTCCACAAAACTTAGTGCCATTTATTACACAAACAGCTGTTGGTTTACGAAAAGAATTATCCGTTTTTGGAGATGACTATCCTACATCAGATGGTACTGCTGTTCGAGACTATATACATGTAGTTGATTTAGCCAATGCCCATGTTGTTGCCTTGCAACGCTTAATTAAAAATAAAAACATTCAAAAAGTAGAAACTTTTAATATTGGAACTGGAAAAGGAAGCTCAGTATTAGAAGTTATAACTGCTTTTGAAAAAGTATCGAATAAAAAATTACCTTATAAAATAGTTGGCAGAAGAGCTGGCGATGTAATTGAGGCCTACGCAAATACTGATAAAGCTAACAAAATTCTAGGATGGCAAGCGCAATCTTCTTTGGAAGATGCATTGTCGAGTGCTTGGAAATGGGAACAAAAGATTAGAAATTAA